The Candidatus Dormiibacterota bacterium genome window below encodes:
- a CDS encoding Lrp/AsnC family transcriptional regulator, with protein sequence MLCALQSDARISFKDLAERVGLSANAVAERVRKLQERRAILSYDAEIDPSIFGLTIHALVEVKMESTTTAEQFEARVATVPGIVRALVTTGHYDWVLEVLARDQHDLQRIIEALRVGGITRDTYSRVIASDRKFELLRKRR encoded by the coding sequence ATTCTCTGTGCCTTACAATCCGATGCACGCATTTCGTTCAAAGATTTAGCCGAACGCGTCGGTTTGAGCGCGAACGCGGTTGCCGAGCGCGTGCGCAAGCTGCAAGAGCGACGTGCGATCCTCTCCTACGACGCCGAGATCGACCCATCGATATTCGGGTTGACGATTCATGCGCTCGTCGAAGTAAAAATGGAGTCCACGACGACGGCCGAACAGTTCGAGGCGCGGGTCGCAACCGTACCCGGCATCGTGCGTGCCCTAGTCACAACCGGTCATTATGATTGGGTGCTGGAAGTGCTCGCGCGCGATCAGCACGATCTCCAGCGCATCATCGAAGCGCTTCGCGTCGGCGGCATTACACGGGATACCTACAGCCGCGTTATCGCAAGCGACCGAAAATTCGAGTTGTTGCGCAAACGCCGTTAA
- a CDS encoding type II toxin-antitoxin system RelE/ParE family toxin — MIKVFADTGTEDIFRGRVTKAARRVLPLELHAIARRKLAVIDYSSDVGMLRIPPSNHLEALDGDRKGQYSIRINRRYRICFRWDEEEYATAVEIVDYH, encoded by the coding sequence ATGATTAAGGTCTTCGCGGATACGGGCACCGAAGACATTTTTCGTGGTCGCGTCACTAAAGCCGCGCGTCGAGTGCTTCCTCTTGAGCTTCATGCCATAGCGCGCCGCAAACTCGCGGTGATCGATTATTCAAGCGATGTGGGGATGCTCCGAATTCCTCCGAGCAATCATCTGGAAGCGCTGGATGGCGATCGTAAGGGTCAGTACTCGATTCGAATCAATCGGAGATACCGTATTTGTTTCAGGTGGGATGAGGAAGAGTATGCCACCGCCGTTGAGATTGTTGATTACCATTAA
- a CDS encoding RsmE family RNA methyltransferase has product MPARRFFIEGVRATGETVEIEGSDAHKIVHVLRLRDGDTIEAVDSAACVFEAILRIEGARVRAALEKTLHAPSNEPARIRIDLAQGLPKGQKMDFIVEKATELGVASILPFTSERAIARETGAAKIERWRRLAVAAAQQSGRRDVPIIAATQSFEELLSSFERYDRVLFAWELAPPDALRTTLPLLLEGTARILIVIGPEGGFSHGEADAAKNAGATLLHLGGRVLRTETAGLMLLSVIGYLGTV; this is encoded by the coding sequence ATGCCCGCGCGGCGCTTTTTCATCGAGGGCGTGCGCGCAACCGGCGAGACCGTCGAGATCGAAGGCAGCGACGCGCACAAAATCGTGCACGTGTTACGGCTGCGCGACGGCGATACGATCGAAGCCGTAGATTCGGCGGCGTGCGTGTTCGAGGCAATCCTGCGGATCGAAGGCGCGCGCGTACGAGCTGCGTTGGAGAAAACGCTCCATGCTCCGTCGAACGAGCCCGCGCGCATCCGCATCGATCTCGCGCAAGGATTGCCCAAAGGGCAAAAAATGGATTTCATCGTCGAGAAGGCGACCGAACTCGGCGTTGCGTCGATCCTTCCGTTCACCTCCGAGCGCGCCATCGCGCGCGAGACGGGTGCAGCGAAGATCGAACGATGGCGGCGGCTGGCGGTCGCAGCCGCGCAGCAATCCGGGCGCCGCGACGTTCCAATCATCGCGGCGACGCAATCGTTCGAGGAACTGCTCTCGTCGTTTGAACGGTACGACCGCGTCTTGTTTGCGTGGGAGTTGGCGCCGCCCGATGCGCTGCGCACAACGCTGCCGCTATTACTCGAGGGAACGGCGCGGATCCTCATCGTCATCGGGCCTGAAGGCGGGTTTTCGCACGGCGAAGCCGATGCTGCGAAGAACGCCGGGGCAACGTTGCTACATTTGGGAGGGCGCGTGCTGCGAACGGAGACCGCGGGCTTGATGCTGCTGTCGGTGATCGGCTACCTCGGTACCGTGTAA
- a CDS encoding acetyl-CoA carboxylase carboxyltransferase subunit alpha, giving the protein MNVIVDREKGLLELEKRIAELRAANASQPLDMSPEIAALEQKYEEILREVFGRLSPWEKVNMARHPSRPTSLDYLSQLDRFDELHGDRHMRDDPAIVAGFAMLRGRPVMAIGQQRGRDTKENLRRNFGMVTPEGYRKVQRLAHTASRLRVPIVTFIDTKGADPGIASEEHSQSEAIARCLYEFTEARVPIVAAIIGEGGSGGALALGIADDVIMLEHSVYSVASPEGCAAILWGDATKAEEAASRLKLTAQDLQQFGIIDEIVPEPLGGAHRDPAGVVARVLGTMYAAVQRLSALAPETLREQRYRKYRRVGAWQVGRQETIGKSP; this is encoded by the coding sequence ATGAACGTCATCGTCGACCGCGAGAAGGGCCTTCTCGAACTCGAAAAACGTATCGCCGAGCTGCGCGCCGCGAACGCGAGCCAACCGCTGGATATGTCTCCCGAGATCGCCGCGCTGGAACAGAAGTACGAAGAGATCCTGCGCGAAGTTTTCGGCCGGCTCAGTCCCTGGGAAAAAGTGAACATGGCGCGGCATCCGAGCCGCCCCACCTCGCTCGATTATCTCTCGCAACTCGACCGCTTCGACGAATTGCACGGCGATCGCCACATGCGCGACGATCCGGCGATCGTTGCCGGCTTTGCGATGCTGCGCGGCCGCCCGGTGATGGCGATCGGCCAGCAACGGGGCCGCGATACGAAAGAAAACCTGCGCCGCAACTTCGGCATGGTAACCCCGGAGGGCTACCGCAAAGTTCAGCGTCTGGCTCATACCGCGTCGCGCCTGCGGGTGCCGATCGTCACTTTCATCGATACGAAGGGCGCGGACCCCGGGATTGCATCGGAAGAACACTCCCAGTCCGAAGCGATCGCGCGCTGCCTATATGAATTCACCGAAGCACGCGTGCCGATCGTCGCCGCCATCATCGGCGAGGGCGGCTCGGGCGGCGCGCTTGCGCTGGGCATCGCCGACGACGTCATCATGCTGGAGCACAGCGTGTACTCGGTAGCTTCGCCGGAAGGGTGCGCGGCGATCCTGTGGGGCGATGCGACAAAAGCGGAAGAGGCGGCCTCGCGGTTGAAACTCACCGCCCAAGATCTGCAGCAGTTCGGCATCATCGACGAAATCGTGCCGGAGCCGCTGGGAGGGGCACATCGCGATCCAGCCGGCGTGGTCGCGCGCGTGCTCGGAACGATGTACGCCGCGGTGCAGCGGCTCTCGGCATTAGCGCCGGAGACGTTGCGGGAGCAACGCTATCGGAAATATCGGCGGGTAGGCGCATGGCAGGTAGGGCGCCAGGAGACCATCGGAAAGAGCCCGTGA
- a CDS encoding polyprenol monophosphomannose synthase yields MPGLPFSIVIPTYNEAGGIEKLLRELGALFLANGLDGEIIVVDDNSPDGTGAIVDALSKELPVRCLHRPGKLGLSSGVIDGWKTARPESRALGAMDADFSHDIAILPAMVAALASGEYGLAIGSRYVKGGGITNWPARRIITSKVACWLARPLTNVKDITSGYFLVRREALDGVELDPIGFKIGLEVIAKAHYGRAIEIPYVFTDRIVGESKLNQREIVNYLTQLRKLYTARLFPGKS; encoded by the coding sequence ATGCCTGGACTTCCCTTTTCAATCGTCATCCCCACGTACAACGAAGCCGGCGGCATCGAAAAGTTGCTGCGCGAGCTCGGTGCGCTGTTCCTCGCCAACGGCCTGGACGGAGAGATTATCGTCGTCGACGATAACTCGCCGGACGGTACCGGCGCGATCGTCGATGCGCTTTCCAAGGAGCTGCCCGTGCGGTGCCTCCACCGTCCCGGCAAGCTCGGGCTTTCGAGCGGCGTGATCGATGGATGGAAGACCGCCCGCCCCGAGTCGCGCGCTCTGGGGGCGATGGACGCCGATTTCAGCCACGATATCGCCATCCTCCCGGCAATGGTTGCGGCCCTGGCCTCCGGCGAATACGGCTTGGCCATCGGCAGCCGCTACGTCAAAGGCGGCGGCATTACGAATTGGCCCGCGCGGCGGATTATCACCTCAAAGGTCGCGTGTTGGCTGGCTCGTCCCCTCACGAACGTCAAAGACATCACGAGCGGATATTTCTTGGTGCGTCGCGAGGCGCTCGACGGCGTGGAACTCGACCCGATCGGTTTCAAGATCGGGCTCGAAGTTATCGCCAAAGCGCATTATGGCCGCGCCATCGAAATTCCGTACGTGTTTACCGACCGGATCGTCGGCGAATCGAAGCTCAATCAGCGAGAGATCGTCAACTATCTCACGCAATTACGCAAGCTCTACACGGCGCGCCTTTTCCCGGGCAAATCGTAG
- a CDS encoding HigA family addiction module antitoxin, with product MAKAIAGKPPITPGEILIGEFLEPLGITQRAFAKAIGVSPAYVSDIVHGRRGISPEMALRFEAALKMPARFWLNAQLASDLFAVECDKRAAAKRRKIRLLNVAA from the coding sequence ATGGCGAAAGCTATTGCGGGCAAGCCGCCGATAACGCCTGGCGAAATACTAATAGGCGAATTCCTTGAACCACTAGGCATTACGCAGCGAGCGTTTGCCAAAGCTATTGGCGTCAGCCCCGCTTATGTAAGCGATATCGTGCATGGGCGACGCGGCATATCACCTGAGATGGCACTCCGCTTTGAGGCGGCCTTAAAAATGCCAGCGCGGTTTTGGCTAAATGCGCAGCTTGCGAGCGACCTTTTTGCTGTAGAGTGTGATAAACGGGCTGCTGCGAAGCGTCGCAAGATCAGGCTTCTTAACGTCGCGGCATGA
- the accD gene encoding acetyl-CoA carboxylase, carboxyltransferase subunit beta, producing the protein MAIPEWLRIRRSRSDDGRDAALWSKCSKCGEVLYRRDLAANLFVCTKCGHHFRMTAFDRISTLIDGDFNEVGSEILPGDPLGWVDRKTYPVKLSGDREKSGLTEGVVCGFGQIGGHDVALGVMDFHFRGGTMGTVVGERIALLLEEALKRKVPCIIFTASGGARMEEGMFALMQMAKTTAAVARFVEDGNFFVTVLTDPTTGGVSASFAFESDVIIAEPKAMIGFAGRRVIEQTIRQKLPDQFQTAEFLLEKGHIDMVVDRHELKNTLVRLLEYVAVPA; encoded by the coding sequence GTGGCGATCCCGGAATGGCTGCGGATTCGCCGTAGCCGAAGTGACGATGGGCGCGATGCCGCATTGTGGAGTAAGTGTTCGAAGTGCGGCGAGGTACTCTACCGTCGCGATCTTGCGGCGAACCTCTTCGTCTGCACGAAGTGCGGCCATCATTTTCGCATGACGGCGTTCGATCGCATCAGCACGTTGATCGACGGCGACTTCAACGAGGTCGGCAGCGAGATTCTGCCGGGCGACCCATTAGGCTGGGTCGATCGCAAAACATATCCCGTGAAATTATCGGGCGATCGCGAAAAGAGCGGGCTCACCGAGGGCGTCGTGTGCGGTTTCGGGCAAATCGGGGGCCACGACGTCGCGCTAGGCGTCATGGATTTCCACTTTCGCGGCGGCACGATGGGGACGGTAGTCGGCGAACGGATCGCGCTCTTGCTGGAAGAGGCGCTTAAGCGCAAGGTGCCGTGCATCATCTTTACCGCATCCGGCGGCGCGCGCATGGAAGAGGGCATGTTTGCCCTGATGCAGATGGCGAAAACGACGGCGGCGGTCGCTCGCTTCGTTGAAGACGGCAACTTTTTCGTGACCGTGCTCACCGACCCGACCACGGGTGGCGTCTCCGCGTCGTTTGCTTTCGAATCCGACGTGATTATCGCCGAACCGAAAGCGATGATCGGCTTTGCCGGACGCCGCGTGATCGAACAGACGATCCGTCAAAAGCTACCCGACCAATTTCAAACCGCGGAGTTTTTGCTGGAAAAGGGCCACATCGATATGGTCGTCGATCGCCACGAGCTCAAAAATACGCTGGTACGTTTGCTCGAGTACGTCGCGGTGCCGGCATGA
- a CDS encoding DUF2630 family protein codes for MEDQNIHAQIEDLIAQEHALLEHGDRGTLSENDLARLESLEVQLDRYWDLLRQRRARRDAGQNPGEAQLRSASTVEHYQQ; via the coding sequence ATGGAAGACCAGAACATTCACGCGCAGATCGAAGACCTGATCGCCCAGGAGCATGCGCTGCTCGAACACGGCGACCGCGGGACCCTTAGCGAGAACGATCTCGCTCGCCTCGAATCGCTCGAGGTTCAACTCGACCGGTATTGGGATTTACTCCGCCAGCGCCGCGCCCGCCGCGATGCGGGCCAAAATCCCGGCGAAGCACAGCTCCGCTCGGCAAGTACGGTAGAGCACTACCAACAGTAG
- a CDS encoding S41 family peptidase yields the protein MANAEKALSAYVFPEFGDKAAAMLKAKTPQYEEITNPKALRITVNRDLFAVTHDKHVGLWYPFNPEDAPSDHSAAAKSAQHEGELKNNFGFVSVRRLPGDVGYVDFEYFSGDPEVARAVQATMMFVASTDALIIDLRHNMGGNPIAAETLEGYFFDSQQPITSMMLRNPKTAITTEIQQYTAPTVPGPLYVGKPIYVLTSAHAFSCAEQFTYDLHNLKRITIVGETTGGGANPGDPHNLGHSFAIFIPEGRAYSPVTKTNWEGTGIAPDVPVAEANALPKAYGLALRYVLMHDKNAGVHDEATQAIADPQKALLSQP from the coding sequence ATGGCAAACGCCGAGAAGGCGCTCAGCGCCTACGTCTTTCCCGAGTTCGGCGATAAAGCTGCCGCAATGTTGAAGGCAAAGACCCCGCAATACGAAGAGATTACGAATCCGAAGGCCCTGCGTATCACGGTGAATCGCGACCTTTTTGCTGTTACGCACGACAAACATGTTGGTCTTTGGTATCCCTTCAATCCTGAAGATGCCCCGAGCGATCACTCCGCAGCCGCGAAGTCTGCGCAACACGAAGGCGAACTGAAGAACAACTTCGGATTCGTCTCGGTACGCCGCCTACCGGGAGACGTCGGCTACGTCGATTTCGAGTATTTTTCGGGAGACCCCGAGGTCGCTCGAGCGGTGCAAGCTACGATGATGTTCGTCGCGAGTACCGACGCGCTGATCATCGACCTTCGTCATAATATGGGCGGCAATCCCATCGCCGCAGAAACGCTCGAAGGCTACTTCTTCGACTCGCAGCAACCCATCACATCGATGATGTTGCGGAATCCGAAAACCGCCATCACTACCGAAATTCAGCAGTACACGGCACCGACCGTCCCGGGTCCGTTGTATGTTGGCAAGCCCATTTATGTCTTGACTAGCGCGCACGCGTTTTCATGCGCCGAACAGTTTACATACGATCTGCACAATCTTAAGCGAATAACCATCGTTGGAGAAACGACCGGCGGTGGCGCGAATCCTGGCGACCCGCATAACCTCGGCCATTCGTTTGCAATTTTCATTCCGGAGGGGCGTGCGTATAGCCCTGTGACGAAGACGAACTGGGAGGGCACGGGGATCGCTCCGGACGTCCCCGTAGCAGAGGCTAACGCGCTACCCAAAGCCTACGGCCTCGCACTGCGCTACGTTTTGATGCACGACAAAAATGCCGGTGTGCATGACGAGGCAACGCAGGCTATTGCGGATCCGCAGAAAGCGCTGTTATCGCAGCCGTAG